The proteins below are encoded in one region of Catenulispora sp. GP43:
- the rsmD gene encoding 16S rRNA (guanine(966)-N(2))-methyltransferase RsmD, with protein sequence MTRIIAGAARARRLAVPPGDGTRPTGDRAREGLFSALESEFGGMSGLSVLDLFAGSGALGLEALSRGAEKVLLVEADRRVTRLIAQNIATVGLPGARVVADRAERAVAAEVPKEAPFDLVLLDPPYAVADADVVTILTALADGGWLAPDAVAVLERSARDAEFAWPAGYEGTRTKTYGEARMNFAVWYVRGGPTTGPLNPPE encoded by the coding sequence ATGACCCGCATCATCGCCGGCGCCGCGCGGGCCCGCCGCCTGGCCGTCCCGCCGGGCGACGGCACCCGCCCCACCGGCGACCGCGCCCGTGAAGGCCTGTTCTCCGCTCTGGAATCCGAATTCGGCGGCATGTCCGGATTGTCAGTCCTCGATCTCTTCGCCGGCTCCGGCGCGCTGGGTCTGGAGGCCCTCTCGCGCGGGGCCGAGAAGGTGCTGCTCGTCGAGGCCGACCGGCGGGTCACCCGGCTGATCGCGCAGAACATCGCGACGGTCGGCCTGCCCGGGGCGCGCGTCGTCGCCGACCGGGCCGAGCGCGCCGTGGCCGCCGAGGTGCCCAAGGAGGCGCCGTTCGACCTGGTCCTGCTCGATCCGCCCTATGCGGTGGCCGACGCCGACGTCGTGACCATCCTCACAGCGCTGGCCGACGGCGGCTGGCTCGCCCCCGATGCCGTGGCGGTCCTGGAACGCTCGGCGCGCGACGCCGAATTCGCCTGGCCGGCGGGCTATGAGGGCACGCGGACCAAGACCTACGGGGAGGCCCGCATGAACTTCGCTGTCTGGTACGTTCGCGGCGGCCCAACGACCGGTCCCCTCAATCCGCCGGAGTAA
- the egtD gene encoding L-histidine N(alpha)-methyltransferase: MTGIEIERRLPEDFFAAALRDDVLKGLTAEPKWLPPKWFYDARGSELFEEITRLPEYYPTRAEREILTERAAQIASVTRAETLAELGSGSSTKTTLLLDALRDAGTLRRYDPIDVSEAALLASGEQLQRRYPELTIHAVVTDFEERLAIPESAGPRLVVFLGGTIGNLLPEERSVFLARLRAGLRPGEWLLLGTDLVKDPETLVAAYDDAAGVTAEFNKNVLRVVDRELDADFDPDDFDHVALWDPAAEWIEMRLRARRELSVRLKELDLGVSFERGEELRTEISAKFRPEGVARELGAAGFAVRHWWTDSLGRFGLSLAESV; the protein is encoded by the coding sequence ATGACAGGGATCGAGATCGAGCGGCGGCTGCCGGAGGACTTCTTCGCGGCGGCGCTGCGGGACGACGTCCTCAAAGGCCTGACCGCGGAGCCGAAGTGGCTGCCGCCCAAGTGGTTCTACGACGCGCGCGGCAGCGAGCTGTTCGAGGAGATCACGCGGCTGCCGGAGTACTACCCGACGCGCGCCGAGCGGGAGATCCTCACCGAGCGCGCGGCGCAGATCGCCTCCGTGACGCGCGCCGAGACGCTGGCCGAACTCGGCTCGGGGTCCTCGACGAAGACGACGCTGCTGCTCGACGCCCTGCGGGACGCCGGGACGCTGCGCCGCTACGACCCGATCGACGTCAGCGAGGCGGCGCTGCTGGCCTCGGGCGAGCAGTTGCAGCGGCGCTATCCGGAGCTGACGATCCACGCGGTCGTCACCGACTTCGAGGAGCGGCTGGCGATCCCGGAGTCGGCGGGGCCGCGGCTGGTGGTCTTCCTCGGCGGGACGATCGGCAACCTGCTGCCGGAGGAGCGCTCGGTGTTCCTGGCCCGGCTGCGCGCGGGGCTGCGTCCCGGCGAGTGGCTGCTGCTCGGCACCGACTTGGTGAAGGACCCTGAGACGCTGGTCGCGGCGTACGACGACGCGGCCGGGGTGACGGCCGAGTTCAACAAGAACGTGCTGCGGGTCGTGGACCGGGAGCTGGACGCCGACTTCGATCCGGACGACTTCGACCATGTGGCGCTGTGGGATCCGGCCGCGGAGTGGATCGAGATGCGGCTGCGCGCCCGGCGGGAGCTGTCGGTCCGGCTGAAGGAGCTCGATCTGGGGGTGTCGTTCGAGCGCGGCGAGGAGCTGCGGACGGAGATCTCGGCGAAGTTCCGGCCCGAGGGCGTGGCCCGGGAACTCGGCGCGGCCGGGTTCGCGGTGCGGCACTGGTGGACGGACTCGCTGGGGCGGTTCGGGCTTTCGCTGGCGGAATCCGTCTAG
- the egtB gene encoding ergothioneine biosynthesis protein EgtB encodes MTVPVDDTASAGAAGLAERIARSLERARERTHGLTGPVEDPDLIRQHSPLMSPLVWDLAHIGNQEELWLLRNLGGREPMHPEIDPLYDAFEHPRAERPTLPLLPPDEARRYVHEVRGRVMDLLEQPRWGDEQLSRGGFAFGMIAQHEQQHDETMLITHQIRAGEPVLHRPPPPAPPADVLGLPAEVFVPGGPFTMGTSTEAWALDNERPAHEVDVAGFWLDTTPVTNGAYLEFIADGGYDDPRWWSPAGWAHRQAAGLFAPLYWSREGEQWLRRRFGVVEPVPAEEPVVHVTYYEAEAYAAWKGRRLPTEAEWEKAARYDPISGRSRRYPWGDEDPLPQHANLGQAYLQPSAAGSYPDGEAPSGARQLIGDVWEWVSSDFLPYPGFAAWPYREYSEVFFGPDYKVLRGGSFAVDPVACRGTFRNWDYPIRRQIFSGFRTARDGRPESEGAL; translated from the coding sequence ATGACAGTGCCCGTAGACGACACCGCGTCGGCCGGCGCGGCCGGCCTGGCCGAGCGCATCGCCCGCAGCCTTGAGCGCGCCCGGGAACGCACGCACGGCCTGACCGGCCCGGTCGAGGACCCCGATCTCATCCGCCAGCACTCCCCGCTGATGTCGCCCCTGGTCTGGGACCTGGCGCACATCGGCAACCAGGAGGAGCTGTGGCTGCTGCGCAACCTCGGCGGCCGCGAGCCCATGCACCCGGAGATCGACCCGCTGTACGACGCCTTCGAGCACCCGCGCGCCGAGCGCCCGACCCTGCCGCTGCTGCCCCCGGACGAGGCCAGACGCTACGTCCACGAGGTGCGCGGCCGGGTGATGGACCTGCTGGAACAGCCCCGCTGGGGAGACGAACAGCTCAGCCGGGGCGGATTCGCCTTCGGCATGATCGCGCAGCACGAGCAGCAGCACGACGAGACCATGCTGATCACCCACCAGATCCGGGCCGGCGAGCCGGTCCTGCACCGTCCCCCGCCGCCGGCCCCGCCGGCCGACGTGCTCGGGCTGCCGGCCGAGGTCTTCGTCCCCGGCGGCCCGTTCACCATGGGCACCTCGACCGAGGCCTGGGCGCTGGACAACGAGCGGCCGGCGCACGAGGTGGACGTCGCCGGGTTCTGGCTCGACACCACGCCGGTCACCAACGGCGCGTACCTGGAGTTCATCGCCGACGGCGGCTACGACGACCCGCGCTGGTGGTCGCCGGCCGGCTGGGCGCACCGGCAGGCAGCCGGCCTGTTCGCCCCGCTCTACTGGTCCCGCGAGGGCGAGCAGTGGCTGCGGCGGCGCTTCGGCGTGGTCGAGCCGGTGCCGGCCGAGGAGCCGGTGGTCCATGTCACCTACTACGAGGCCGAGGCCTACGCGGCGTGGAAGGGCCGGCGGCTGCCGACCGAGGCCGAGTGGGAGAAGGCCGCGCGGTACGACCCGATCAGCGGCCGCTCGCGCCGGTACCCGTGGGGCGACGAGGATCCTCTGCCTCAGCACGCGAATCTCGGCCAGGCGTATTTGCAGCCCTCGGCCGCGGGTTCCTACCCGGACGGCGAGGCGCCCTCCGGGGCGCGGCAGCTGATCGGCGACGTCTGGGAGTGGGTGTCGTCGGACTTCCTGCCCTATCCCGGGTTCGCCGCCTGGCCGTACCGGGAGTACTCGGAGGTCTTCTTCGGCCCGGACTACAAGGTGCTGCGCGGCGGGTCGTTCGCCGTCGACCCGGTGGCCTGCCGGGGCACGTTCCGGAACTGGGACTACCCGATCCGGCGGCAGATCTTCTCCGGGTTCCGGACGGCCCGCGACGGCCGTCCGGAGTCTGAGGGAGCCCTCTGA
- the recG gene encoding ATP-dependent DNA helicase RecG — protein MGIHLDEPLHKAVGDRTAKVLRTKLDLATVGDLLRHYPRRYVKRGELTELAELEPGTEATIVAQITKVSRRPMAARRGQMLTVEVRDSADTAVEITFFNPRAANALKPGMVGMFAGKVGEYHGRIQLTNPDFEKFDADADDTDVDGWAGELTPIYPTTAGLLPKMIARCVRMVLDQLDTDLEDDPVPHPVRARQGLLPLAEAFRRIHHPDDWPEIATARKRLKWDEALPMQVVLAQRREALKALPAVPRRRVDGGLLDAFDAALPFTLTDGQRQVGVEIEQDLASEHPMHRLLQGDVGSGKTMVALRAMLAVVDAGGQAVMLAPTEVLAQQHHRSIVQMLGAGADVPVDLFSQDEAPAFDPSRKQVKVALLTGSQNAKDRRTNLLDAASGAAGIVIGTHAVIQDHVQFADLGLVVIDEQHRFGVEQRDALRAKGEDPPHVLVMTATPIPRTVAMTVFGDLETSVLSELPAGRSPIATHVVAAHEHPSHFTRVWERIREEVGQGRQAYVVCPRIGEADDVSDDGSELLSDPGQQRPPLAVVDVAAKLAEGPLKGLRVGMLHGRMAPDDKDAVMRSYAAHELDVLVATTVIEVGVNVPNSTVIVVMDADRFGVSQLHQLRGRVGRGQWAGLCLLVTESPEGTPARERLAAVASTLDGFELSKLDLAIRKEGDVLGATQSGYRSSLRMLSVIDDEDVIRAARDEAAPLVEADPELTAYPALARTIAVLLDPERAEYLGKT, from the coding sequence ATGGGCATCCACTTGGACGAGCCCCTGCACAAGGCAGTGGGAGACCGCACCGCCAAGGTGCTCCGCACCAAACTCGATCTGGCGACGGTCGGTGATCTGCTGCGCCATTATCCGCGCAGATACGTCAAGCGCGGCGAGCTGACCGAGCTCGCCGAGCTGGAGCCGGGCACCGAGGCCACGATCGTCGCGCAGATCACCAAGGTCAGCCGGCGCCCGATGGCGGCCCGGCGCGGTCAGATGCTGACCGTCGAGGTGCGCGACAGCGCCGACACCGCGGTGGAGATCACCTTCTTCAACCCGCGCGCGGCGAACGCGCTCAAGCCCGGCATGGTCGGCATGTTCGCCGGCAAGGTCGGCGAGTACCACGGCAGGATCCAGCTGACGAACCCGGACTTCGAGAAGTTCGACGCCGACGCCGACGACACGGACGTGGACGGCTGGGCCGGCGAGCTGACGCCGATCTACCCCACCACCGCCGGCCTGCTGCCGAAGATGATCGCGCGCTGCGTCCGGATGGTCCTGGATCAGCTCGACACCGACCTCGAGGACGACCCGGTGCCCCACCCGGTCCGGGCCCGCCAGGGGCTGCTCCCGCTGGCCGAGGCTTTCCGCCGGATCCACCACCCCGACGACTGGCCGGAGATCGCCACCGCCCGCAAGCGCCTGAAGTGGGACGAGGCGCTGCCGATGCAGGTCGTCCTGGCTCAGCGCCGGGAAGCGCTCAAGGCCCTGCCGGCCGTGCCCCGCCGCCGGGTCGATGGCGGCCTGCTGGACGCCTTCGACGCGGCCCTGCCGTTCACCCTGACCGACGGCCAGCGCCAGGTCGGCGTGGAGATCGAGCAGGACCTGGCCTCCGAGCACCCGATGCACCGGCTGCTGCAGGGCGACGTGGGCTCGGGCAAGACCATGGTCGCGCTGCGCGCCATGCTCGCCGTGGTGGACGCCGGCGGCCAGGCGGTGATGCTGGCCCCGACCGAGGTCCTGGCTCAGCAGCACCACCGGTCGATCGTGCAGATGCTGGGCGCCGGCGCGGACGTGCCGGTGGACCTGTTCTCGCAGGACGAGGCGCCGGCCTTCGACCCGTCCCGCAAGCAGGTGAAGGTCGCCCTGCTCACCGGCTCGCAGAACGCGAAGGACCGCCGCACGAACCTGCTGGACGCCGCCTCCGGGGCGGCCGGGATCGTGATCGGCACGCACGCGGTGATCCAGGACCACGTGCAGTTCGCCGACCTCGGCCTGGTGGTCATCGACGAGCAGCACCGCTTCGGCGTCGAGCAGCGCGACGCGCTGCGCGCCAAGGGCGAGGACCCGCCGCACGTGCTGGTCATGACCGCGACGCCGATCCCGCGCACCGTCGCCATGACAGTGTTCGGCGACCTGGAGACCTCGGTCCTGTCCGAGCTCCCGGCCGGCCGCTCGCCGATCGCCACCCACGTGGTGGCCGCGCACGAACACCCGTCGCACTTCACGCGCGTGTGGGAGCGGATCCGCGAAGAGGTCGGCCAGGGCCGCCAGGCCTACGTGGTCTGCCCCCGCATCGGCGAGGCCGACGACGTGTCGGACGACGGCTCCGAACTGCTCTCCGACCCCGGGCAGCAGCGGCCGCCGCTGGCCGTGGTGGACGTCGCGGCGAAGCTGGCCGAGGGGCCGCTGAAGGGGCTGCGCGTCGGGATGCTGCACGGCCGCATGGCGCCGGACGACAAGGACGCGGTGATGCGCTCGTACGCCGCGCACGAACTGGATGTGCTGGTCGCCACGACGGTCATCGAGGTCGGCGTGAACGTCCCGAACTCCACGGTGATCGTGGTGATGGACGCCGACCGCTTCGGCGTGTCGCAGCTGCACCAGCTGCGCGGGCGCGTCGGCCGCGGCCAGTGGGCCGGCCTGTGCCTGCTGGTCACCGAGTCGCCGGAGGGCACGCCGGCCCGCGAGCGGCTGGCCGCGGTGGCCTCGACCCTGGACGGCTTCGAGCTGTCCAAGCTGGACCTCGCGATCCGCAAGGAGGGCGACGTCCTGGGCGCCACGCAGTCCGGCTACCGCAGTTCCCTGCGGATGCTGAGCGTGATCGACGACGAGGACGTCATCCGCGCGGCCCGCGACGAGGCCGCCCCGCTGGTCGAGGCGGACCCGGAGCTGACGGCGTATCCGGCGCTCGCCCGGACAATTGCCGTCTTGCTGGACCCCGAGCGCGCGGAATACTTGGGCAAGACATGA
- the coaD gene encoding pantetheine-phosphate adenylyltransferase, translated as MRRVVCPGSFDPITNGHLDIIGRASQLFDEVIVAVGVNAGKAGSLFTIDERIDLVKQVSAEYGNVRAEPFEGLLVDFCARHGIRAIMKGLRAVSDYEYELQMSHMNHRLSGVETLFVASNPLYSYLSSSLLKEVASLGGDVSGLVPDLVLSALTDRLAERKKKSA; from the coding sequence ATCCGCCGCGTGGTCTGTCCCGGGTCGTTCGACCCGATCACCAACGGCCACCTGGACATCATCGGCCGCGCCTCGCAGCTGTTCGACGAGGTGATCGTCGCGGTGGGGGTGAACGCCGGCAAGGCCGGGTCGCTGTTCACCATCGATGAGCGGATCGACCTGGTCAAGCAGGTCAGCGCCGAGTATGGGAACGTCCGGGCCGAGCCGTTCGAGGGCCTGCTGGTCGACTTCTGCGCGCGGCACGGGATCCGGGCGATCATGAAGGGGCTGCGGGCGGTCAGCGACTACGAGTACGAACTCCAGATGTCGCACATGAACCACCGGCTGTCCGGGGTCGAGACCTTGTTCGTGGCCTCCAACCCGCTGTACAGCTACCTGTCCTCATCGCTGCTGAAGGAAGTCGCCTCGCTCGGCGGAGACGTCTCGGGCCTGGTCCCCGACCTGGTCCTTTCGGCTCTTACCGACCGACTGGCTGAACGGAAGAAGAAGTCCGCGTAG
- the thiD gene encoding bifunctional hydroxymethylpyrimidine kinase/phosphomethylpyrimidine kinase, with protein MSAARVSSAPPRVLTIAGSDSGGGAGIQADLKTMLAHGVHGMSVLTAVTAQNSVGVQDFWALPIEAVERQFRSVVDDIGVDAVKTGMLASPELTSTVARLIGTLDPAVPVVVDPVSVSKHGDPLLAPDALDALRGELLPRATVVTPNLDEVRLITGLEVSAEPDMVQAARALAELGPRWVLVKGGHLSDAPESVDLLVGPDGAEHWLRAPRHDNRHTHGTGCTLASAIASRLALGDDVPSAVRAAKEYVTGGIAAGFPLGAGIGPVDHGWRWRAVANQA; from the coding sequence ATGTCCGCAGCCCGCGTTTCCAGTGCCCCGCCCCGCGTCCTCACCATCGCCGGAAGCGACTCCGGCGGCGGCGCGGGCATCCAGGCCGACCTGAAGACGATGCTGGCGCACGGCGTGCACGGCATGTCGGTGCTGACGGCGGTCACCGCGCAGAACTCGGTCGGCGTCCAGGACTTCTGGGCCCTGCCGATCGAGGCGGTGGAGCGCCAGTTCCGCTCGGTCGTGGACGACATCGGCGTGGACGCGGTGAAGACCGGCATGCTGGCCTCGCCCGAGCTCACCTCGACGGTGGCCCGGCTGATCGGCACCCTGGACCCGGCGGTCCCGGTGGTCGTCGACCCGGTGAGCGTCTCCAAGCACGGCGACCCGCTGCTCGCCCCGGACGCCCTGGACGCCCTGCGCGGCGAACTGCTGCCGCGTGCCACGGTGGTCACCCCGAACCTCGACGAGGTCCGCCTCATCACCGGCCTGGAGGTGTCCGCCGAGCCCGACATGGTCCAGGCGGCCCGGGCCCTGGCCGAGCTCGGCCCCCGCTGGGTCCTGGTCAAGGGCGGCCACCTGAGCGACGCCCCGGAGTCGGTGGACCTCCTCGTCGGCCCCGACGGCGCCGAGCACTGGCTGCGCGCCCCCCGCCACGACAACCGCCACACCCACGGCACCGGCTGCACCCTGGCCAGCGCCATCGCCTCCCGCCTGGCCCTCGGCGACGACGTGCCGAGCGCGGTGCGCGCCGCGAAGGAGTACGTCACCGGCGGCATCGCGGCCGGCTTCCCGCTGGGCGCCGGGATCGGGCCGGTGGACCACGGGTGGCGCTGGCGGGCCGTGGCGAACCAGGCCTGA
- a CDS encoding DAK2 domain-containing protein gives MPPTAPGPVAPPPRPAAAPVDAGALRRWAGAALTVLGRHREEIDALNVFPIADSDTGTNMYLTFEAACRALDDRMAAPGPAPSVPEALQALAHGALLGARGNSGVILSQLLRGAAGARYTGSAVDGAALAAGLAAAAELAYEAVARPAAGTILSVAAAAAEAASAAAVAIGELAARAEAPAGGPETPVPPASPVSPGSPVSPGPSVSSGSAVPPGPPVPNPLTANDSLAYVAQATAAGAREALGRTTDQLDVLREAGVVDAGGLGLVVILDTLAAYTGGLDPRGALRQRRLAAVRALEPAPAPARPEPEFEVIYLLEAADEAVAGLRAALDDFCERGGGDSLVVVGGDGLWRVHVHVDDAGFALEAGIAAGRPRDIQITHLASQHSPGAQSAPSAEPPAVSASAAPPLRPVRAVVAVAYGAGIAALLEEAGAHVLRAEPGRPPGAADFERAVAATRASEVVLLPNDSETTAVAAAVAERLSAGQPAMRVAAVPAKVTVQGIAALAVHEPSRRFDADVVAMTAAAGATRYGAIEVAAAEAWTMAGVCRPGQVLGHVENDVALIEDDQAAAAEAVLERMLSAGGEMVTLVIGDGTEPGMPEAVTERVRMRHPVVDVVVYDGGQTGYPLLIGVE, from the coding sequence ATGCCCCCCACCGCGCCCGGACCCGTCGCGCCGCCCCCGCGCCCGGCCGCCGCCCCGGTCGACGCCGGGGCGCTGCGCCGCTGGGCCGGAGCGGCCCTGACGGTCCTGGGACGGCACCGCGAAGAGATCGACGCGCTCAACGTCTTCCCCATCGCCGACTCCGACACCGGCACCAACATGTACCTCACCTTCGAGGCCGCGTGCCGCGCCCTGGACGACCGGATGGCGGCCCCGGGCCCGGCGCCGTCGGTCCCGGAGGCGCTGCAGGCGCTGGCCCACGGCGCCCTGCTCGGCGCGCGCGGGAACTCCGGGGTGATCCTCAGCCAGCTGCTGCGCGGCGCGGCGGGGGCCCGCTACACCGGTTCGGCGGTCGACGGCGCGGCGCTGGCCGCGGGCCTGGCCGCGGCGGCCGAGCTGGCCTACGAGGCGGTCGCCCGGCCGGCCGCCGGGACGATCCTGTCGGTGGCGGCCGCGGCCGCCGAGGCGGCGTCGGCGGCCGCGGTGGCGATCGGCGAGCTGGCGGCGCGGGCCGAGGCCCCGGCCGGCGGGCCGGAAACGCCGGTGCCGCCTGCGTCGCCTGTTTCCCCCGGGTCGCCTGTGTCCCCCGGGCCGTCTGTGTCCTCCGGGTCGGCAGTGCCGCCCGGGCCGCCGGTGCCGAACCCGCTCACCGCGAACGACTCCCTGGCCTACGTCGCGCAGGCCACCGCGGCCGGCGCCCGTGAGGCGCTGGGCCGCACCACCGACCAGCTCGACGTGCTGCGCGAGGCCGGCGTGGTGGACGCCGGCGGGCTCGGGCTGGTGGTGATCCTGGACACGCTGGCGGCCTACACCGGCGGCCTGGACCCGCGCGGCGCCCTGCGCCAGCGGCGGCTGGCCGCCGTGCGCGCGCTGGAGCCGGCCCCCGCGCCGGCCCGCCCGGAGCCGGAGTTCGAGGTCATCTACCTCCTGGAGGCCGCCGACGAGGCGGTGGCCGGGCTGCGGGCGGCCCTGGACGACTTCTGCGAGCGCGGCGGCGGCGACAGCCTGGTGGTGGTGGGCGGCGACGGGCTGTGGCGGGTCCACGTGCACGTCGACGACGCCGGCTTCGCGCTGGAGGCCGGGATCGCCGCCGGCCGGCCCCGGGACATCCAGATCACCCACCTGGCCTCGCAGCATTCCCCGGGGGCGCAGAGCGCGCCGTCCGCCGAGCCGCCGGCCGTCTCGGCCTCCGCCGCGCCGCCCCTGCGCCCGGTCCGGGCCGTCGTGGCCGTGGCCTACGGTGCGGGCATCGCCGCCCTGCTGGAGGAGGCCGGGGCGCACGTGCTGCGGGCCGAGCCCGGCCGGCCGCCCGGTGCCGCCGACTTCGAGCGCGCCGTGGCCGCCACCCGGGCCTCGGAGGTGGTGCTGCTGCCCAACGACAGCGAGACCACCGCGGTCGCCGCGGCCGTGGCCGAGCGGCTGTCCGCAGGGCAGCCGGCGATGCGGGTCGCCGCGGTGCCGGCGAAGGTGACCGTGCAGGGCATAGCGGCGCTGGCCGTGCACGAGCCGTCCCGGCGCTTCGACGCCGACGTGGTGGCGATGACCGCGGCGGCCGGGGCCACCCGGTACGGGGCCATCGAGGTGGCCGCCGCCGAGGCCTGGACGATGGCCGGGGTGTGCCGGCCCGGCCAGGTGCTGGGGCACGTCGAGAACGACGTCGCGCTGATCGAGGACGACCAGGCCGCCGCGGCCGAGGCCGTGCTGGAGCGCATGCTGTCGGCGGGCGGTGAGATGGTGACCTTGGTGATCGGGGACGGCACGGAGCCGGGCATGCCCGAGGCCGTCACCGAGCGGGTGCGGATGCGGCACCCGGTGGTGGACGTGGTGGTGTACGACGGCGGGCAGACCGGCTACCCGCTCCTGATCGGCGTCGAGTAG
- the egtC gene encoding ergothioneine biosynthesis protein EgtC, producing the protein MCRHLAYLGPRRSLRELLIDPPHSLFRQSWEPARQTHGVVNADGFGVGWFAEGDPVPARYRLAGPIWADPSFPDVARVTRSGAVLAAVRDATTGSATGAEAAAPYAGEGWLFSHNGSIGGYPGSVAKLAGTLPAVDLLELESRTDSAFVWALIRARARDGAAMDEAVASVVADVAALAESRLNLLLMNDTTIVASVYGDSLSARTGDGFTVVASEPDDDSADWADVAEGVHLWSAHGLVEGR; encoded by the coding sequence ATGTGCCGGCACCTGGCCTATCTGGGGCCGCGCAGATCCTTGCGGGAACTGCTGATCGACCCGCCGCACTCCCTGTTCCGGCAGAGCTGGGAACCGGCGCGGCAGACGCACGGCGTGGTGAACGCCGACGGGTTCGGCGTCGGCTGGTTCGCCGAAGGCGACCCGGTGCCGGCGCGGTACCGCCTGGCCGGCCCGATCTGGGCCGACCCCTCGTTCCCCGACGTGGCGCGGGTGACGCGCAGCGGCGCGGTGCTGGCCGCCGTGCGCGACGCCACGACGGGCTCGGCCACCGGGGCCGAGGCCGCGGCGCCCTACGCCGGCGAGGGCTGGCTGTTCAGCCACAACGGATCGATCGGCGGCTATCCGGGATCGGTGGCCAAGCTCGCCGGGACGCTGCCGGCGGTGGATCTGCTGGAGCTGGAATCGCGGACGGACTCGGCGTTCGTCTGGGCCCTGATCCGGGCCCGGGCGCGCGACGGCGCGGCGATGGACGAGGCGGTCGCCTCGGTCGTCGCGGACGTGGCCGCGCTCGCCGAGTCCCGGCTCAACCTGTTGCTGATGAATGACACGACGATCGTCGCCTCGGTCTACGGCGACTCGCTCAGCGCGCGGACCGGCGACGGCTTCACGGTCGTCGCCTCGGAGCCCGACGACGACTCGGCCGATTGGGCCGACGTCGCGGAGGGGGTCCACCTGTGGAGCGCGCACGGATTGGTGGAGGGACGATGA
- a CDS encoding glutamate-cysteine ligase family protein: MTLLTVEGALDYISGICFKTGPPSRVGVELEWFPRDARHPEHLPERERLMRAFADAADLPLSGTLTMEPGGQWELSSSPADSVRDLIATTDRDLELLRRSAAEAGLALVGMGREHGHPPSRLVDHPRYVAMEHYFDRDNSSGRIMMCSTASIQVNLDAGTEHDGPDGYRRRWRLAHQLTPVLTFAFCRTDRPAVWAAIDPGRTGAPPLDSPDPRLAYAQYALDANLLCVRRPEGAPWTAPPGLTFREWIKTGELDPGEDRPPTLDDLAYHLSTLFPPVRPQGHLELRVLDALPGDLWRVPTAVVTALFHDAQAAEDAWAALELTPIRKAAAACFDAALSALGRMDVPSSLIAEVARYAEEDLP; this comes from the coding sequence ATGACCCTTCTCACGGTGGAGGGTGCCCTGGACTACATCTCGGGCATCTGCTTCAAGACCGGCCCGCCGAGCCGGGTCGGCGTGGAACTGGAATGGTTCCCCCGGGACGCACGCCATCCGGAGCACCTGCCGGAGCGTGAACGCCTCATGCGTGCCTTCGCGGACGCGGCGGACCTGCCGTTGTCCGGCACCCTGACGATGGAACCCGGCGGCCAGTGGGAGCTCAGCTCCTCCCCCGCCGACTCGGTCCGTGATCTGATCGCCACCACGGACCGTGATCTGGAACTCCTCCGGCGATCGGCTGCGGAGGCAGGCTTAGCGCTCGTCGGCATGGGCCGCGAGCACGGCCACCCCCCGAGTCGGCTCGTCGACCATCCCCGCTACGTCGCGATGGAGCACTACTTCGATCGCGACAACAGCTCCGGCCGCATCATGATGTGCTCCACCGCCTCGATCCAGGTGAACCTGGACGCCGGCACCGAGCACGACGGTCCGGACGGTTACCGCCGCCGCTGGCGGCTGGCGCACCAGCTCACCCCGGTCCTCACCTTCGCCTTCTGCCGGACCGACAGGCCGGCGGTGTGGGCCGCGATCGACCCCGGGCGCACCGGCGCCCCTCCCCTGGACTCCCCCGACCCGCGTCTGGCGTACGCGCAGTACGCCCTGGACGCGAACCTGTTGTGCGTCCGGCGCCCCGAAGGCGCCCCCTGGACCGCGCCGCCGGGACTCACCTTCCGCGAGTGGATCAAGACCGGCGAGCTGGATCCCGGCGAGGACCGCCCACCGACCCTGGACGACCTCGCCTATCACCTGTCCACCCTCTTCCCGCCGGTACGGCCGCAGGGGCACCTGGAGTTGCGGGTGCTCGACGCGCTGCCCGGCGATCTGTGGCGGGTGCCGACCGCGGTCGTCACCGCCCTGTTCCACGACGCCCAGGCCGCCGAGGACGCCTGGGCCGCCCTCGAACTCACCCCGATCCGGAAAGCCGCCGCGGCCTGCTTCGACGCCGCCCTGTCCGCCCTGGGGCGGATGGACGTGCCGTCGTCGCTTATAGCCGAGGTCGCGCGCTACGCCGAGGAGGACCTCCCATGA
- the rpmB gene encoding 50S ribosomal protein L28 has protein sequence MAANCDVCGKGPGFGHNISHSHRRTKRRWNPNIQTVRAVVNGTPKRVNACTSCIKAGKVAR, from the coding sequence GTGGCTGCCAACTGCGACGTGTGCGGCAAGGGGCCGGGCTTCGGCCACAACATCTCGCACTCGCACCGCCGCACCAAGCGGCGCTGGAACCCGAACATCCAGACCGTCCGCGCGGTCGTGAACGGGACTCCGAAGCGCGTCAACGCCTGCACCTCCTGCATCAAGGCGGGCAAGGTCGCGCGCTGA